The Mytilus edulis chromosome 12, xbMytEdul2.2, whole genome shotgun sequence genome contains a region encoding:
- the LOC139497383 gene encoding uncharacterized protein, with protein MITGSIAHDLMSDCVHFYFGRSGSLTSNNYGSQFYKPGIDCVYIIKPPKAIYKIEIVDLQMADAGDFIQVNDEPNGQVLGHFSGFSGTPFLLFSDKFYIRYKTNEEEESKGFNLTWSVATVMDTVRVSCASSGWLALVNLTSLKYVHPDTIQPDKIVINVPSCYGSIFSDLVIFRQNYTTCSSNRTIENSFVIYRNKLVYLDHGITKWTVPLECKKQRTTRIANFHLYSNKRALSLDNKSVFNFSVVFFYDRELKKTGENPYAFQKLYVYEITLMDNDEDLTFEVESCSTHQSKNGKTLSRQHVENAQPTDDDVTLTKMSRVKTLVSICITEDLATMFTCDIKIMVQ; from the exons ATGATTACTGGTTCTATTGCACATGATCTAATGAGTG ATTGTGTTCACTTTTATTTCGGACGGTCCGGTAGTTTAACTTCTAACAATTATGGAAGTCAGTTTTACAAACCTGGAATAGACTGTGTATACATAATCAAACCTCCAAAggctatatataaaattgaaattgtgGATCTACAGATGGCAGATGCTGGAGACTTTATTCAG GTAAATGATGAACCTAACGGTCAAGTTCTTGGACATTTCTCGGGATTTTCAGGAACCCCGTTCTTGTTATTTTCCGACAAGTTTTACATAAGGTACAAAACCAACGAAGAGGAGGAATCAAAAGGCTTTAATCTAACATGGTCAG TTGCTACCGTAATGGATACAGTCAGAGTTTCCTGTGCAAGCAGTGGGTGGTTAGCTTTAGTAAATTTAACATCACTAAAATACGTACATCCAGATACAATTCAACCGGACAAGATTGTTATAAATGTACCAAGTTGCTATGGTTCCATATTTAGCGATTTGGTCATTTTCAGGCAGAACTATACAACATGCTCTTCAAATAGAACA ATTGAGAATAGTTTTGTcatttatagaaataaattagTTTATCTTGACCATGGAATAACTAAATGGACTGTGCCATTAGAGTGTAAGAAACAACGGACAACAAGAATCGCTaactttcatttatattcaaacaAAAGAGCACTAAGTTTAG ATAACAAATCAGTCTTCAACTTCTCCGTGGTCTTCTTCTACGACAGAGAATTAAAAAAGACTGGAGAAAATCCTTACGCTTTCCAAAAATTGTATGTTTATGAAATCACATTAATGGATAACGATGAAGACCTAACGTTTGAGGTAGAGAGTTGTTCAACTCATCAAAGTAAAAACGGGAAAACCCTTTCTAGGCAACATGTTGAAAACGC gCAACCAACCGATGATGACGTAACACTTACCAAAATGTCAAGAGTGAAAACATTAGTTAGTATTTGTATTACGGAAGATTTGGCTACCATGTTTACATGTGACATAAAGATCATGGTGCAGTAA